The following are encoded in a window of Kitasatospora fiedleri genomic DNA:
- the sucB gene encoding 2-oxoglutarate dehydrogenase, E2 component, dihydrolipoamide succinyltransferase, with protein MAVSVTLPALGESVTEGTVTRWLKAEGERVEIDEPLLEVSTDKVDTEIPAPASGILASIKVGEDETVEVGAELAIIDDGSGAPAAAPAPAAEAAPAPAPAAEAPAAPAAPAAEAPAAPAPAAEAPAAATPSGDATPVLLPALGESVTEGTVTRWLKAEGDTVEVDEPLLEVSTDKVDTEIPSPVAGTLVKILVGEDETAEVGAQLALIGAAGAAPAAPAPAAPAAPAPAPAPAPAAPAAPAAPAAPAPAAAAPAPVAAPAPAAPAAPAAPAPAPAAPAPAPAAPAPVAAPAAPAAAPAADAGDAYVTPLVRKLAAEHGVALSSVAGTGVGGRIRKQDVIAAAEAAKAAPAPAAAPAAAAAAPAKAAAAPSALRGQTVKLTRMRKVIGDNMLKALHEQAQLTSVVEVDVTRIMSLRGKAKDSFLAREGVKLSPMPFFVKAAAQALKAHAVINARINEAEGTVTYFDTENIGIAVDSEKGLMTPVIKGAGDLNIAGISKKTAELASKVRDSKITPDELSGATFTISNTGSRGALFDTVIVPPNQVAILGIGATVKRPVVIEADGGTAIGIRDMTYLSLSYDHRLVDGADAARYLVAVKEILEAGEFEVELGL; from the coding sequence ATGGCGGTCTCAGTAACACTGCCCGCGCTGGGCGAGAGCGTGACCGAAGGCACCGTCACCCGTTGGCTCAAGGCCGAGGGTGAGCGCGTGGAGATCGACGAGCCGCTGCTCGAGGTCTCCACCGACAAGGTCGACACCGAGATCCCGGCGCCGGCCTCCGGCATCCTGGCCTCGATCAAGGTCGGCGAGGACGAGACCGTCGAGGTGGGCGCCGAGCTGGCGATCATCGACGACGGCTCCGGCGCCCCGGCCGCCGCTCCGGCGCCCGCCGCCGAGGCCGCTCCGGCTCCGGCTCCGGCCGCCGAGGCTCCGGCCGCTCCGGCCGCCCCCGCTGCGGAGGCCCCCGCGGCCCCCGCCCCGGCCGCCGAGGCTCCGGCCGCCGCCACGCCGTCCGGCGACGCCACCCCGGTCCTGCTGCCCGCGCTGGGCGAGTCGGTCACCGAGGGCACCGTCACCCGCTGGCTGAAGGCCGAGGGCGACACCGTCGAGGTCGACGAGCCGCTGCTGGAGGTCTCCACCGACAAGGTCGACACCGAGATCCCCTCCCCCGTGGCGGGCACCCTGGTGAAGATCCTGGTCGGCGAGGACGAGACCGCCGAGGTCGGCGCCCAGCTCGCGCTGATCGGTGCCGCGGGTGCGGCCCCCGCCGCCCCGGCCCCGGCTGCTCCGGCCGCCCCGGCTCCGGCTCCGGCTCCGGCCCCGGCTGCCCCCGCCGCTCCGGCCGCTCCGGCTGCCCCGGCTCCCGCTGCCGCCGCCCCGGCTCCGGTCGCCGCTCCGGCTCCGGCCGCTCCCGCTGCCCCGGCCGCTCCGGCCCCGGCCCCGGCCGCTCCGGCCCCGGCTCCGGCTGCTCCGGCTCCGGTGGCTGCTCCGGCCGCCCCCGCCGCCGCTCCGGCCGCGGACGCCGGTGACGCCTACGTCACCCCGCTGGTGCGCAAGCTCGCCGCCGAGCACGGTGTCGCGCTCTCCTCCGTCGCCGGCACCGGCGTCGGCGGGCGCATCCGCAAGCAGGACGTGATCGCCGCCGCCGAGGCCGCCAAGGCCGCGCCGGCCCCGGCCGCCGCCCCCGCCGCTGCCGCCGCCGCCCCGGCGAAGGCCGCCGCCGCGCCGTCCGCGCTGCGCGGCCAGACCGTCAAGCTGACCCGCATGCGCAAGGTCATCGGCGACAACATGCTGAAGGCCCTGCACGAGCAGGCCCAGCTGACCAGCGTGGTCGAGGTGGACGTCACCCGGATCATGTCGCTGCGCGGGAAGGCGAAGGACTCCTTCCTGGCCCGCGAGGGCGTGAAGCTGTCCCCGATGCCGTTCTTCGTGAAGGCCGCCGCCCAGGCGCTGAAGGCCCACGCGGTCATCAACGCCCGGATCAACGAGGCCGAGGGCACCGTCACCTACTTCGACACCGAGAACATCGGCATCGCGGTGGACTCCGAGAAGGGTCTGATGACCCCGGTCATCAAGGGTGCGGGCGACCTCAACATCGCCGGCATCTCGAAGAAGACCGCGGAGCTGGCCTCGAAGGTCCGCGACAGCAAGATCACCCCGGACGAGCTGTCCGGCGCGACCTTCACCATCTCCAACACCGGTTCGCGCGGTGCGCTGTTCGACACCGTCATCGTCCCGCCGAACCAGGTCGCGATCCTGGGCATCGGCGCGACCGTGAAGCGCCCGGTGGTCATCGAGGCCGACGGCGGCACCGCCATCGGCATCCGCGACATGACCTACCTGTCGCTCTCCTACGACCACCGCCTGGTGGACGGCGCGGACGCCGCCCGCTACCTGGTCGCGGTCAAGGAGATCCTGGAGGCCGGCGAGTTCGAGGTCGAGCTCGGCCTGTAA
- a CDS encoding DUF4240 domain-containing protein, translated as MDETGFWQLVDEAREAAAGDPDEQAEVLVERLLRLTPDEVLDFARQFEARFQRAYTVELWGAAYLMLDGASEDGFDYFRCWLIGQGRDVFEGAVHEPDALAELVPDFDEAEDGDAEDLGYAADEAYERLTGLPLPDLGVRQPPGPEGVSFDFADGAVMAARYPRLWELYGD; from the coding sequence ATGGACGAGACGGGATTCTGGCAACTGGTCGACGAGGCCCGGGAAGCGGCCGCGGGCGACCCGGACGAACAGGCCGAGGTGCTGGTCGAGCGGCTGCTGCGGCTCACCCCGGACGAGGTGCTGGACTTCGCCCGGCAGTTCGAGGCGCGCTTCCAGCGGGCGTACACGGTGGAGCTGTGGGGTGCCGCGTACCTGATGCTCGACGGGGCCTCCGAGGACGGCTTCGACTACTTCCGCTGCTGGTTGATCGGCCAGGGCCGGGACGTCTTCGAGGGCGCCGTGCACGAGCCGGACGCGCTGGCCGAGCTGGTGCCTGACTTCGACGAGGCGGAGGACGGCGACGCGGAGGACCTCGGCTACGCCGCCGACGAGGCGTACGAGCGGCTGACCGGGCTGCCACTGCCGGACCTGGGGGTACGCCAGCCGCCGGGCCCGGAGGGCGTGTCCTTCGACTTCGCGGACGGGGCGGTGATGGCCGCCCGCTACCCGCGGCTGTGGGAGCTGTACGGGGACTGA
- a CDS encoding GNAT family N-acetyltransferase — protein MSAMPSTDVIVRPARDEDERAIRAVDHAVWSPLSEVSPRSSADAPVFDRDHHPGQYLLAELDGRVVGYVRQVREIPLPSNAHVRQIQGLGVLPEARGRRVGDALLAAACEAARADGARRMTLRVLAHNTPARRLYERNGFQVLGVLPEHFLLEGGYADDVWMGRALD, from the coding sequence ATGTCCGCCATGCCCTCCACCGATGTGATCGTCCGTCCGGCGCGGGACGAGGACGAGCGCGCGATCCGCGCCGTCGACCACGCCGTCTGGTCCCCGCTCAGCGAGGTCTCCCCGCGCAGCTCCGCCGACGCCCCGGTCTTCGACCGGGACCACCACCCCGGCCAGTACCTGCTGGCCGAACTGGACGGCCGGGTGGTCGGCTACGTCCGCCAGGTGCGGGAGATCCCGCTCCCGTCGAACGCGCACGTCCGCCAGATCCAGGGCCTGGGCGTCCTGCCCGAGGCCCGCGGCCGCCGGGTCGGCGACGCCCTCCTCGCCGCCGCCTGCGAGGCGGCCCGCGCCGACGGGGCCCGCCGGATGACGCTGCGGGTGCTCGCCCACAACACCCCGGCCCGCCGGCTCTACGAGCGCAACGGCTTCCAGGTCCTCGGCGTCCTGCCCGAACACTTCCTGCTGGAGGGCGGCTACGCGGACGACGTCTGGATGGGCCGCGCCCTGGACTGA
- a CDS encoding TIGR01777 family oxidoreductase — MAGMRIAVTGSTGLIGSALVDSLLTDGHEVLRLVRRRSRTGPQPDGTVGVGWNPQLMQIDRPALEGVEAVVHLAGAGVGDRRWTDSYRREIRDSRVLGTETLAAALSRLKEPPRVLVSASAIGYYGQTGDQVIDEGSPSGSDFLAEVCQEWERAAQPAADAGIRVVHPRTGLVLDPKGGAGARLLPLFRLALGGRLGSGEQYWSLISLADEVAALRFLIDRQELSGPVNLVGPDPVTNGELTAELSRQLGRPAVFAVPEWALRAVLGEMAVEVVGSHRVVPKALLEAGFEFRDPDAGAVVAAALGLR; from the coding sequence ATGGCCGGTATGCGAATCGCGGTGACAGGCTCCACGGGGTTGATCGGGTCCGCGCTGGTGGACTCCCTGCTGACGGACGGGCACGAGGTGCTACGGCTGGTGCGGCGGCGTTCGCGCACCGGGCCGCAGCCGGACGGGACGGTCGGGGTCGGCTGGAACCCCCAGCTGATGCAGATCGACCGGCCCGCGCTGGAGGGCGTCGAGGCCGTGGTGCACCTGGCCGGGGCGGGCGTCGGCGACCGGCGCTGGACGGACTCCTACCGGCGGGAGATCCGGGACAGCCGGGTGCTGGGCACCGAGACGCTGGCCGCCGCGCTGTCCCGGCTGAAGGAGCCGCCGCGGGTGCTGGTCAGCGCCTCCGCGATCGGCTACTACGGGCAGACCGGCGACCAGGTGATCGACGAGGGCTCCCCGTCCGGCAGCGACTTCCTGGCCGAGGTCTGCCAGGAGTGGGAGCGCGCCGCGCAGCCCGCCGCGGACGCCGGAATCCGGGTGGTGCACCCGCGCACCGGGCTGGTGCTCGACCCGAAGGGCGGCGCCGGGGCGCGGCTGCTGCCGCTGTTCCGGCTGGCGCTGGGCGGGCGGCTGGGCAGCGGCGAGCAGTACTGGTCGCTGATCTCGCTGGCCGACGAGGTGGCCGCGCTGCGCTTCCTGATCGACCGCCAGGAGCTGTCCGGGCCGGTCAACCTGGTCGGGCCCGACCCCGTCACCAACGGTGAGCTGACCGCGGAGCTGTCCCGGCAGCTGGGGCGTCCGGCGGTGTTCGCGGTGCCGGAGTGGGCGCTGCGCGCCGTGCTCGGGGAGATGGCCGTCGAGGTGGTGGGCAGTCACCGGGTGGTGCCGAAGGCGCTGCTGGAGGCGGGGTTCGAGTTCCGCGACCCCGACGCGGGGGCGGTCGTCGCGGCGGCGCTCGGGCTGCGGTAG
- a CDS encoding 3-hydroxybutyrate dehydrogenase yields MDTTSAPPSAPPLLGRTALVTGAASGIGRACAEAFAAAGAHVYVVDLAAGPAEELAARIGGTAHVADLSDPEAVEALPADADIVVNNAGLQHVAPVHEFPVERFTLIQRVMVEAPFRILRRTLPHMYEREWGRVVNISSVHGLRASAFKSAYVTAKHALEGLSKTVALEGAPYGVTSNCVNPAYVRTALVEQQIAAQALAHGIHEDEVVERIMLDRTAVKRLIEPDEVAELAVWLCSPGASYITGASLPVDGGWTAH; encoded by the coding sequence ATGGACACCACTTCTGCCCCGCCCTCCGCGCCGCCGCTGCTCGGCCGCACCGCCCTGGTCACCGGGGCCGCCTCCGGCATCGGCCGGGCCTGCGCGGAGGCGTTCGCCGCGGCGGGCGCGCACGTGTACGTCGTCGACCTGGCGGCCGGTCCCGCCGAGGAGTTGGCGGCCCGGATCGGCGGGACCGCGCACGTCGCGGACCTGTCGGACCCGGAGGCGGTGGAGGCGCTGCCGGCGGACGCGGACATCGTGGTCAACAACGCGGGCCTCCAGCACGTCGCGCCGGTGCACGAGTTCCCGGTGGAGCGGTTCACCCTGATCCAGCGGGTCATGGTGGAGGCCCCGTTCCGAATCCTGCGCCGCACCCTGCCGCACATGTACGAGCGCGAGTGGGGCCGGGTGGTCAACATCTCCTCGGTGCACGGCCTGCGGGCGAGCGCCTTCAAGTCGGCCTACGTGACGGCCAAGCACGCCCTGGAGGGCCTGAGCAAGACGGTGGCCCTGGAGGGCGCCCCGTACGGGGTGACCAGCAACTGCGTGAACCCGGCGTACGTGCGGACCGCGCTGGTGGAGCAGCAGATCGCCGCGCAGGCGCTGGCGCACGGCATCCACGAGGACGAGGTGGTGGAGCGGATCATGCTCGACCGCACCGCCGTGAAGCGGTTGATCGAGCCGGACGAGGTGGCGGAGCTGGCCGTCTGGCTGTGCTCGCCCGGCGCCTCGTACATCACCGGCGCGAGCCTGCCGGTGGACGGCGGCTGGACCGCGCACTGA
- a CDS encoding helix-turn-helix domain-containing protein — protein MDRHTTAAPALRRLLDLLATGAATEDFGEVLADARRRGAPAEVLTEIDDATWQALRVHRTMRQHRRREAELTALFDTAGDLAASRDLDAVLQAIVRRARMLLGTDTAYLTLPDERAGDTYMRVTDGSVSPIFQTLRLSLGDGLGGLVAQTARPYASHDYRVDERFRHTGQIDAGVLDEGLVAIIGVPLLLGGTVIGVLFAADRSPRAFSPDEVALLCTLAAHAAIALDTAKSLADTRAALAELAAANAVIRAHAAAVQRAEQAHDRLTDLVLRGAEVADVAAEVAALLDGAASVHDAEGAPLTGPGGAPDGLAEAVTASRAEGHAVRHGTEWVCAVLAGQELLGALVLHGRPELDDADRRVFERAGVVTALLLLLRRSVAETENRVRGELLADLLTAPGRDPAGLTARGRRLGVDLNRPHLALVAVAEDALAQGRLAGAAARYLFGSRGISAEFGEGVVLLVPHEGGGDGAVAALAAERLARLAGGPVTVGTGRAANGPVALAAAYAEGVRCVRALRVLGRAGDGACAADLGFLGVLLGDGHDVDGFVRATLGPLLDYDAKRGTELVRTLRAYFDCGGGLTRAKDLLHVHVNTVVQRLDRVEVLLGRDWNQPERALELQLALRLQLLAGAERAGRQGRRACPGRAGSGPACGEPGVPGPGGQRTGRQGRRACPGRAYSGEVGLVGRQGVLW, from the coding sequence ATGGACCGCCACACCACCGCCGCACCGGCGCTGCGCAGACTCCTCGACCTGCTGGCGACCGGCGCCGCCACCGAGGACTTCGGCGAGGTGCTCGCCGACGCCCGCCGCCGGGGCGCGCCCGCCGAGGTGCTGACCGAGATCGACGACGCCACCTGGCAGGCGCTGCGGGTGCACCGGACCATGCGCCAGCACCGCCGCCGCGAGGCCGAGCTGACCGCCCTGTTCGACACCGCGGGCGACCTGGCCGCCTCCCGCGACCTGGACGCGGTGCTACAGGCCATCGTCCGGCGGGCCCGGATGCTGCTGGGCACCGACACCGCGTACCTGACCCTCCCCGACGAGCGGGCCGGGGACACGTACATGCGGGTCACCGACGGCTCGGTCTCGCCGATCTTCCAGACCCTGCGGCTCAGCCTGGGCGACGGCCTGGGCGGCCTGGTCGCGCAGACCGCCCGGCCCTACGCCAGCCACGACTACCGGGTCGACGAGCGGTTCCGGCACACCGGGCAGATCGACGCGGGCGTGCTGGACGAGGGCCTGGTGGCGATCATCGGGGTGCCGCTGCTGCTCGGCGGCACCGTGATCGGCGTGCTGTTCGCCGCCGACCGCTCGCCGCGGGCCTTCTCCCCCGACGAGGTCGCGCTGCTGTGCACCCTGGCCGCGCACGCCGCGATCGCCCTGGACACCGCCAAGTCGCTGGCCGACACCCGGGCCGCGCTGGCCGAACTGGCCGCCGCCAACGCCGTCATCCGGGCGCACGCCGCCGCCGTCCAGCGCGCCGAGCAGGCCCACGACCGGCTCACCGACCTGGTGCTGCGCGGCGCGGAGGTGGCCGACGTGGCCGCCGAGGTGGCCGCGCTGCTGGACGGCGCGGCCTCGGTGCACGACGCCGAGGGCGCCCCGCTGACCGGCCCCGGCGGCGCGCCCGACGGCCTGGCCGAGGCGGTCACCGCCTCCCGCGCGGAGGGCCACGCGGTCCGGCACGGCACCGAGTGGGTGTGCGCGGTGCTGGCCGGGCAGGAGCTGCTGGGCGCGCTGGTGCTGCACGGGCGGCCCGAGCTGGACGACGCGGACCGGCGGGTGTTCGAGCGGGCCGGCGTCGTCACCGCGCTGCTGCTCCTGCTGCGCCGCTCGGTCGCCGAGACCGAGAACCGGGTCCGCGGCGAGCTGCTGGCCGACCTGCTGACCGCCCCCGGCCGCGACCCGGCCGGGCTGACCGCGCGCGGCCGGCGGCTGGGCGTCGACCTGAACCGGCCGCACCTGGCCCTGGTGGCCGTCGCCGAGGACGCCCTCGCCCAGGGCCGGCTGGCCGGGGCGGCGGCCCGGTACCTGTTCGGCTCGCGCGGCATCAGCGCCGAGTTCGGCGAGGGCGTGGTGCTGCTGGTGCCGCACGAGGGCGGCGGCGACGGCGCGGTGGCCGCGCTCGCGGCCGAGCGGCTGGCCCGGCTGGCGGGCGGCCCGGTCACGGTCGGCACCGGCCGCGCCGCGAACGGCCCGGTCGCGCTGGCCGCGGCGTACGCGGAGGGGGTGCGCTGCGTGCGGGCCCTGCGGGTGCTGGGCCGGGCCGGGGACGGGGCGTGCGCGGCCGACCTGGGCTTCCTGGGCGTGCTGCTGGGCGACGGGCACGACGTGGACGGCTTCGTCCGGGCCACCCTGGGCCCGCTGCTCGACTACGACGCCAAGCGCGGCACCGAGCTGGTGCGCACCCTGCGCGCCTACTTCGACTGCGGCGGCGGCCTGACGAGGGCCAAGGACCTGCTGCACGTCCACGTGAACACGGTGGTGCAGCGGCTGGACCGGGTGGAGGTGCTGCTGGGCCGCGACTGGAACCAGCCGGAGCGGGCGCTGGAGCTCCAGCTGGCGCTGCGGCTGCAACTGCTCGCCGGGGCTGAGCGGGCCGGCCGGCAGGGGCGCCGGGCGTGCCCGGGCCGGGCGGGCAGCGGACCGGCCTGCGGCGAGCCGGGCGTGCCCGGGCCGGGCGGACAGCGGACGGGCCGGCAGGGGCGCCGGGCGTGCCCGGGCCGGGCGTACAGTGGCGAGGTTGGGCTGGTCGGCCGGCAGGGAGTGCTGTGGTGA
- the lipB gene encoding lipoyl(octanoyl) transferase LipB, with amino-acid sequence MGIGERTVPYQEAWAEQQRLHALRVADEIPDTVLLLEHDPVYTMGKRTNPADLPLDGTPVVEVNRGGEITWHGPGQLVGYPIVKLPDPIDVVAYVRRLEEALIRACGGFGVETTRIEGRSGVWKLGAEIPGAVVDPAQVVEIGKLTLRMGLPLGIDPRLAGPEYAPSNAGQRGDDRKLAAIGVRVARGVTMHGFALNCDPDMTYFDKIVPCGIRDAGVASLSGELARPFGVSDAVGAVERKLAEVFAELPEPAAAVR; translated from the coding sequence ATGGGGATAGGCGAGCGGACCGTCCCCTACCAGGAGGCGTGGGCGGAGCAGCAGCGGCTGCACGCGCTGCGGGTCGCGGACGAGATCCCGGACACCGTGCTGCTGCTGGAGCACGACCCGGTGTACACGATGGGCAAGCGCACCAACCCGGCCGACCTGCCGCTGGACGGGACGCCGGTGGTGGAGGTCAACCGCGGCGGGGAGATCACCTGGCACGGCCCCGGGCAGCTGGTCGGCTACCCGATCGTGAAGCTGCCGGACCCGATCGACGTGGTGGCGTACGTGCGGCGGCTGGAGGAGGCGCTGATCCGGGCCTGCGGCGGGTTCGGCGTGGAGACCACCCGGATCGAGGGCCGCAGCGGGGTGTGGAAGCTGGGCGCGGAGATCCCCGGCGCGGTGGTCGACCCCGCGCAGGTGGTGGAGATCGGCAAGCTGACCCTGCGGATGGGCCTGCCGCTGGGCATCGACCCGCGGCTGGCCGGACCCGAGTACGCGCCGTCCAACGCGGGCCAGCGCGGCGACGACCGCAAGCTGGCGGCGATCGGCGTGCGGGTGGCCCGCGGCGTGACCATGCACGGCTTCGCGCTGAACTGCGACCCGGACATGACGTACTTCGACAAGATCGTCCCGTGCGGCATCCGGGACGCCGGGGTGGCCTCGCTGAGCGGGGAGCTGGCCCGGCCGTTCGGGGTGTCCGACGCGGTGGGGGCGGTCGAGCGGAAGCTGGCCGAGGTGTTCGCCGAGCTGCCCGAGCCGGCGGCCGCCGTCCGGTAA
- a CDS encoding lipoyl synthase, with the protein MSAVAPDGRKLLRLEVRNSETPIERKPEWIKTRAKMGPEYNALQSLVKKEGLHTVCQEAGCPNIFECWEDREATFLIGGDQCTRRCDFCQIDTGKPAEFDRDEPRRVAESIVTMDLNYATITGVARDDLADGGSWLYAETVRQVHAMTAAREAGRTGVELLIPDFNAVPEQLAEVFSARPEVLAHNVETVPRIFKRIRPAFRYERSLDVITQARAAGLVTKSNLILGMGETREEVSEALADLVDAGCELITITQYLRPSLRHHPVERWVKPQEFVELQQEAEELGFAGVMSGPLVRSSYRAGRLYRQALEHRERAAAV; encoded by the coding sequence GTGTCCGCTGTCGCACCCGACGGCAGGAAGCTCCTCCGGCTGGAGGTCCGCAACAGCGAGACCCCCATCGAGCGGAAGCCCGAGTGGATCAAGACCAGGGCGAAGATGGGGCCGGAGTACAACGCCCTGCAGTCCCTGGTGAAGAAGGAGGGGCTGCACACGGTCTGCCAGGAGGCCGGCTGTCCCAACATCTTCGAGTGCTGGGAGGACCGCGAGGCGACCTTCCTGATCGGCGGCGACCAGTGCACCCGCCGCTGCGACTTCTGCCAGATCGACACCGGCAAGCCCGCCGAGTTCGACCGGGACGAGCCGCGCCGGGTCGCCGAGTCCATCGTCACGATGGACCTGAACTACGCCACCATCACCGGCGTCGCCCGCGACGACCTGGCGGACGGCGGCTCGTGGCTGTACGCCGAGACGGTCCGCCAGGTGCACGCGATGACCGCCGCCCGCGAGGCCGGCCGCACCGGCGTCGAACTGCTCATCCCGGACTTCAACGCCGTCCCCGAGCAGCTCGCCGAGGTCTTCTCCGCCCGCCCCGAGGTGCTGGCGCACAACGTCGAGACGGTGCCGCGGATCTTCAAGCGCATCCGCCCGGCCTTCCGCTACGAGCGCTCGCTGGACGTGATCACCCAGGCCCGGGCGGCCGGGCTGGTCACCAAGTCCAACCTGATCCTGGGCATGGGCGAGACCCGCGAGGAGGTCAGCGAGGCGCTGGCCGACCTGGTCGACGCCGGCTGCGAGCTGATCACCATCACCCAGTACCTGCGGCCCTCGCTGCGCCACCACCCGGTGGAGCGCTGGGTGAAGCCGCAGGAGTTCGTCGAGCTCCAGCAGGAGGCCGAGGAGCTGGGCTTCGCCGGGGTGATGTCCGGTCCGCTGGTGCGCTCCTCGTACCGGGCCGGGCGGCTGTACCGGCAGGCGCTGGAGCACCGGGAGCGGGCGGCGGCGGTCTGA
- a CDS encoding DUF4191 domain-containing protein, with translation MARQKSDTPGRLAQIRQAYVMTKQVDTKIGLIIAGVGLLTFGVFLAIGFALDHPIYLGILGFVVAVLAVAIVFGRRAERAAFGQMEGQPGAVAAVLGNIRRGWSANQTPVAVTRSQDAVYRAVGRAGIALIGEGNPNRVRPLLASEKKKMARVVGDIPVHDIMVGNDEGQIPLKKLQVHLMRLPRSISAAQVTETNDRLRALGDLLSKAPIPKGPMPKGARMPKGGMR, from the coding sequence ATGGCGAGGCAAAAATCCGATACTCCTGGGCGGCTCGCACAGATCCGCCAGGCATATGTCATGACCAAGCAGGTCGACACCAAGATCGGCCTGATCATCGCCGGCGTCGGCCTGCTGACCTTCGGCGTGTTCCTCGCCATCGGCTTCGCACTGGACCACCCGATCTACCTGGGCATCCTCGGTTTCGTGGTGGCGGTGCTGGCGGTCGCGATCGTGTTCGGCCGGCGGGCCGAGCGGGCCGCGTTCGGGCAGATGGAGGGCCAGCCGGGCGCGGTCGCGGCGGTGCTGGGCAACATCCGGCGCGGCTGGAGCGCGAACCAGACCCCGGTGGCGGTCACCCGCAGCCAGGACGCGGTCTACCGCGCGGTCGGCCGGGCCGGCATCGCGCTGATCGGCGAGGGCAACCCGAACCGGGTGCGGCCGCTGCTGGCGTCCGAGAAGAAGAAGATGGCCAGGGTCGTCGGCGACATCCCGGTGCACGACATCATGGTCGGCAACGACGAGGGCCAGATCCCGCTCAAGAAGCTGCAGGTCCACCTGATGCGCCTGCCCCGGTCGATCAGCGCCGCCCAGGTCACCGAGACCAACGACCGGCTGCGCGCCCTGGGCGACCTGCTCTCCAAGGCGCCGATCCCCAAGGGCCCGATGCCGAAGGGCGCCCGGATGCCCAAGGGCGGCATGCGCTAG